ATCGGGCGCGGCGTGTTCGGGCTGTTCGCCGATGGCTATGGCACCCTGATCTTCCTGGGGCACCTGCTGGTCGCCCTAGGCCGTAGCGTCGTTTCGCCGCGCCGCATCCGTTGGGCGCCGATCATTGCGCTCTGTGAGCGGGCCGGGCTGGACGCCATGCCCATCGTCGCGACGACTACGTTCTTCATCGGCGCGGTAGTGGGCCTCCTCGGCGCCAACATGCTCACCGACTTCGGCGCCCAGGTTTATGCCGTCGAGCTGATCGGCATCTCGGTCATGCGGGAATTCAACATCCTGATCACCGCCATCCTGCTCGCAGGCCGGTCGGCCTCCAGCTTCGCGGCCGAGATTGGTTCGATGAAGATGAACCAGGAGATCGACGCCATGCAGGTCATGGGCGTCGACCCCTATGAGGCGCTGGTGCTGCCGCGCTTTGCGGCGCTGTTGTTCACGATTCCCCTGCTCACCTTCGTGGCCACGATCGCCGGTCTGGCGGGCGGCATCCTCGTGGTCTGGAGCGTCCTGGACCTTTCGCCAACCTTCTTCCTCCAGCGCATCGTCGACTATGTGGGCGCGACCCACTTCTGGATCGGCCTCTCCAAGGCGCCGGTCATGGCCATGGTCATCGCCGCCATCGGCTGTCGCCAGGGGATGGAGGTCGGCAACGACGTGGAGTCGCTGGGGCGTCGCGTGACGGCGTCAGTGGTCCACGCCATCTTCGCCATCATCCTGATCGATGCGATCTTCGCCCTGATCTACATGGAGCTGGACATATGACCGGCTCGGCCGCCTCCGCGCCGCTCGCCGAAGCGCCGGACGTTGACAAGTATCCGATCGAGGTCCGAGGCCTTGTCTCGCGGTTCGGCGACAACGTCATCCACGACGGCCTCGACCTGAAGGTCGAGCGCGGCGAAATCCTGGGAGTCGTCGGAGGTTCGGGCACCGGAAAATCGGTTCTGCTCAACAGCATCATCGGCTTGAAGACGCCGGACGACGGCCATGTCCGCCTATTCGGAAGCGACATGCGCACCGCTTCCAGACGTCGCTGGTCATCGGTCGAGCGCCGATGGGGCGTCCTCTTCCAGCAGGGCGCGCTGTTCTCCAATCTCACGGTCCGCGAGAATGTGTCGGCGCCCCTTTTCGAGCACACGCAACTTCCGCGCAGCGAAGTCGAAGCGATCGCGGACTTGAAGATCGCGATGGTGGGTCTGCCGGCTCGCGCAGCGACGTTGAAGCCTGCGGAACTGTCAGGCGGTATGCGAAAGCGCGCAGGCCTCGCCCGGGCTCTGGCGATGGACCCGGAACTGTTGTTCCTGGACGAACCGACCGCAGGCCTCGACCCGATCGGCGCCCAAGCGTTCGACGCCCTGATCCAGGACCTATCCAATAGCCTGGAACTGACGGTGTTCATGATCACCCATGACCTGGACAGCCTCTACACGATCACCGATCGCGTGGCGGTGCTGGCCGACAAAAAGGTGGTCGCCGTGGCGCCGGTTCGCGAACTGGAGCGTTCGGAACATCCCTGGATCAAGCAATACTTCCTAGGCCCCCGAGGGCGCGCCGCCGCGGCCGCCGAGGAACTGGCCGAGTCGAGGACCGACTACTGATGGAAAGAAACGCCAACTACGCCCTTGTCGGGGCTATTTCGCTGGCGCTCTTCATGGGCCTGGTGATCTTCGTCGTCTGGCTCGCGAAACTGAGCTTCAATCGCGACTACGACCTCTACGATGTCCTGTTCGTCGGCCCGGTGCGCGGGCTCTCGGAGGGCGGCGAGGTCCACTTCAATGGCATCAAGGTCGGCGAAGTGACGCGGATCGAACTCGATAAGACCGATCCCAATCGGGTCATCGCGCGCGTGCGCGTCACTTCGGACGTACCGATCAAGGTGGACAGCTTCGCCACGCTGGAACCGCAAGGGATCACGGGCGTGAACTACGTGCAGATCACGGCGGGCTCGCCCAACAAGGAGCTGCTGAAGGACACGGTGAAGAACGGCAAGGTGCCGGTCCTTCGCAGCCAGCGCAGCGCCCTGTCGGACTTGCTGGAAGGCGGCGGCACCGTACTGACGCGGACCATTGAGGCGCTGGATCGCGTCAACCGCGTGCTATCGGACAAGAACATCAAGAGCTTTGGCGCGACGATGACCAACGTCCAGGCCGTCACCCAGGAAATGCGTGATCGCAAGGCGATCTTCGCCGACGCGCAGAAGACGTTGCAGAGCATCGACCAGACCGCGCAGTCGATCACCGAGCTCTCCAACAGCGCCAACCGGCTGGTCGATGGCGACGCCAAGCGCACCCTCCAGGAGTTGGGCGACGCTGCGACCGAACTGAAGGCCGCCACCAAGGATGCTCGCGGCATGGTCTCAAAGCTGGAAGGCCCGACCAGCGACTTCGCCACGACCGGCCTGCCGCAACTGTCGGCCGCCATCGTCACCCTGCAGTCGGCCGCCGAGTCCTTGGACCGTCTGGTCGGCGAGGTGGAACAGAACCCTCGCGGCGTTGTCGGCAAGGCGCCCGCCAAGGAAGTGGAGGTCAAGCCGTGATCCCGATGAACCGCAAGATCGCGCGTGGCGCCATCAAGGCCGTAATTGTGGTGGCGGCCGCCGCCAGTCTTTCGGCCTGTATCAGCGTCTTCCCGAAGACCGATCCGGTCAGCCTGTACCGCTTCGGCCAAGCTGAGGTCCGCGCCGAGAAAGCCCCGGCCGGCGCCATGTTCGGCGTGATGAAGGCGCCCACGGTGTTCACCCGCCCCTCCGCCGGCGATCGGCTGTTGACGAGCACCAACGGCGAAGTCGCCTACATCGCCGACGCCCGCTGGGTCTCGCCGGCCTTCGTGCTGTTTGAAGAGGCCGTCGCCAGCGCTTTCCAGAACGACGCCGGTCGCGCGCGTCTGATCGGTCGGGGCGAGATCGCCAAGGCCGACCTTGTTCTCCGTCTGGAGGTTCGGACCTTCGAGGCGCAGTACGTCAACGGCCCAAAGTCGGCGCCTGAGATCGTCGTACGCGTACGCGGCGTGCTCAACCGCAACCAAGACCGGGCTCTCGTGGGCGACCAGATCTTCGAGGCCCGCGTAAAGGCCACCGACAACCGCGTCTCGGCGATCGTGCCCGCCTATGATCAGGCCGTGGCCAAGGTGCTGGGCGACGTCGTGACCTGGGTGAACGCGTCAGGATCCGGGATCCAGAACTAAAGCGCTTCCAAGGGCTCCGTGACGGCGCCGTAGCCGGCGTCGTCGGGGATACGCAGAACGCGCCCGTCGACCCACGGCTCTACCGTCACGAGCGGTCGACTCAGCGAGCGCGACACCGCGTCGACGGGATCCCGGCTCTCGGCGAGCAGCTGGAGATTCATCCGTGTCGGGAAGATTACCTTGCGCTGGCCGGACGCCGCCAGTTCCAGCGCCTGGCTCGGCGCGATCCATTCGGCGTCCACAGCCTCATGCCCGTCGCAGATTGCCTGCTGCGCCAGCGGCGCGTGGGCGACATAGAACCAGGTGTCGAAGCGCTTGGGCATCAGCTTGGGCGTGATCCAGCGTGCAAAAACCGTCAGCGCCGACAGGTCGAGCTTAAGCCCCAGGTCCTCGACCACGTCGATAAAGGCGACCTTGTCGTCGGCGACAGCGGCGCGAATGTCCTTGGCCGCCTCGCCCGCGTAAAAGGCTCCGTCGCGATCGCGGGCCAGGAGTATGCCCGCCTCTTCATAGGCTTCGCGGATCGCGGCGATGCGCAGGGCCGCGCCATCAAGATCGTCTGCATCGAAGCCGATCGCGAGATCGCGCCAGCGCGGGTCACTGTCGCCTTGGTGGCTCTTGCCGCCCGGAAAGACCAGCGCCCCGGCCGCGAAGTCGATCTGGTGATGCCGCTTCACCATCAGAACCTCGAACGTCGGCGCGTCTCGAAGCAGCAGTATGGTGGCGGCGGGGCGGATCACCCCTGTTGATGACTCAGGCATGGCATGAAGTCTGGCGCCGGCGGCGACGCTTGCCCAGGCCTCTTTCGAACAACCGTTCGGCGGCGTGACGTCAAGCCGACTGGGCTCGACGCTTGGTGGCGCTGCGGTCCATCCGCTCCAGCAGGTACTCGCTGTCCTCACGCGACGCCACATGTGTCGAGGTCAGGAAGCGCTGGATCATGTGCTCCTGGAACCGCTCGCGGTCATGCGCGCCGCCATCGAATTCCAGGCCATGGAAGGCGTCCACGCCCGCCCGGAACGCCGAATAGAGGCGCGGCGGAAGACCCGCGCGCTCGCAGATGGCCTTCAGCCCCAGGGGGCCGGCGTCGTGGATCATCAGCCAGGTGCGGTGATGCGGAACCCCGGCAAGCTCGGCGACGGCCCACTCGAAAAAGGTCATGTGGCCATGCGCCAAGGCGCGCAGGATCAGGGATGGGGACAGCCGCCCCATCTTGTTGAGGTGAGCCACGAACGCCTTGGGATCGCTCGTGCGACCAGCCTGATCGACCAGATCGATCGTCGCCCGCTCCTTGGCGCCCAGGACCAACTCCATGGTCCGCTCAGGGGAAAGCGCGTGGGCGGTCAGGATGTGGTCGCGCAACTGCTCGCCGACCATGTCGATCAGACGCTCGGTGACCGCCAGCGGCAAGGCCGAGCGATAGGCCACCGCCTGCAGCACCTGCTCGGACTTGGCGAAGCGGTCGAGCGCCTTCTGCAGAGTCACCTCGGAGAAGCGGGCGTTGTCGTTGGCGCAAACCGTCGCAACGACGTCCTCGCCGCCCTGCTCCACCAGCAGCGTCGTGATCTTGCTCGACAGTTTCGGGCGCTTGGCGACGGCCATCTGGCGCACGGGCCCACCCACCTTCACGATCTCGGCGAGGTCGGCGTCAGTGAAGACCGGCGAAAAGCTGATGATCGGCAGGCTGACGCTCTCGACATCGCGCGCCAGCCGCATAGCGACGTCGGGCGGCAGGGCCAGAGAGTTCTTCAGCGTCACGGCCATGGCCCGCCGGACCAGCTCGGCCGCGTCTGCGGCCATGACCCGCAGGATGTCGTGCGCAATCTGACGCTCGTCCTCGCTCAGGACCGTGCGGTCAATGCTGCGACAGAGCTTGTGCGCCGCCAGGGCGCGCTCGTCGGGCGTCGCGCCCTTCACGAGCATGCGGATGTCGGCGTCGGTGAGTGCAGCGCGTGTGGTGGCCATGGGTCGCCCGCTGGGAGCTATGCGTTGAGTCACATCCTCGACGGTTAGGCTTAATGATTGTTTGAGCCAGGAAGCTGTGGATTAACGATAAGCCGTAACGCGATGCAAACCACGCTCGCCTAGGGTTCGCCCTCAACCGAGAGGAGCGCGACCTTGCTCGCCGAGCGCCGCCCAACCATGTCACCGACGGACGGCGCCCAGTTGGTCAAGGCCCTGGACGCGCAG
The DNA window shown above is from Caulobacter sp. FWC26 and carries:
- a CDS encoding MlaD family protein: MERNANYALVGAISLALFMGLVIFVVWLAKLSFNRDYDLYDVLFVGPVRGLSEGGEVHFNGIKVGEVTRIELDKTDPNRVIARVRVTSDVPIKVDSFATLEPQGITGVNYVQITAGSPNKELLKDTVKNGKVPVLRSQRSALSDLLEGGGTVLTRTIEALDRVNRVLSDKNIKSFGATMTNVQAVTQEMRDRKAIFADAQKTLQSIDQTAQSITELSNSANRLVDGDAKRTLQELGDAATELKAATKDARGMVSKLEGPTSDFATTGLPQLSAAIVTLQSAAESLDRLVGEVEQNPRGVVGKAPAKEVEVKP
- a CDS encoding ABC transporter ATP-binding protein, which gives rise to MTGSAASAPLAEAPDVDKYPIEVRGLVSRFGDNVIHDGLDLKVERGEILGVVGGSGTGKSVLLNSIIGLKTPDDGHVRLFGSDMRTASRRRWSSVERRWGVLFQQGALFSNLTVRENVSAPLFEHTQLPRSEVEAIADLKIAMVGLPARAATLKPAELSGGMRKRAGLARALAMDPELLFLDEPTAGLDPIGAQAFDALIQDLSNSLELTVFMITHDLDSLYTITDRVAVLADKKVVAVAPVRELERSEHPWIKQYFLGPRGRAAAAAEELAESRTDY
- the spbR gene encoding pole-localized protein SpbR; translation: MATTRAALTDADIRMLVKGATPDERALAAHKLCRSIDRTVLSEDERQIAHDILRVMAADAAELVRRAMAVTLKNSLALPPDVAMRLARDVESVSLPIISFSPVFTDADLAEIVKVGGPVRQMAVAKRPKLSSKITTLLVEQGGEDVVATVCANDNARFSEVTLQKALDRFAKSEQVLQAVAYRSALPLAVTERLIDMVGEQLRDHILTAHALSPERTMELVLGAKERATIDLVDQAGRTSDPKAFVAHLNKMGRLSPSLILRALAHGHMTFFEWAVAELAGVPHHRTWLMIHDAGPLGLKAICERAGLPPRLYSAFRAGVDAFHGLEFDGGAHDRERFQEHMIQRFLTSTHVASREDSEYLLERMDRSATKRRAQSA
- a CDS encoding NUDIX hydrolase — protein: MPESSTGVIRPAATILLLRDAPTFEVLMVKRHHQIDFAAGALVFPGGKSHQGDSDPRWRDLAIGFDADDLDGAALRIAAIREAYEEAGILLARDRDGAFYAGEAAKDIRAAVADDKVAFIDVVEDLGLKLDLSALTVFARWITPKLMPKRFDTWFYVAHAPLAQQAICDGHEAVDAEWIAPSQALELAASGQRKVIFPTRMNLQLLAESRDPVDAVSRSLSRPLVTVEPWVDGRVLRIPDDAGYGAVTEPLEAL
- a CDS encoding ABC-type transport auxiliary lipoprotein family protein — translated: MIPMNRKIARGAIKAVIVVAAAASLSACISVFPKTDPVSLYRFGQAEVRAEKAPAGAMFGVMKAPTVFTRPSAGDRLLTSTNGEVAYIADARWVSPAFVLFEEAVASAFQNDAGRARLIGRGEIAKADLVLRLEVRTFEAQYVNGPKSAPEIVVRVRGVLNRNQDRALVGDQIFEARVKATDNRVSAIVPAYDQAVAKVLGDVVTWVNASGSGIQN
- a CDS encoding ABC transporter permease, with product MALPADFTLTEQDGRSAVILSGDWTARGLFDAGPRLAKALEDHPDLSLDLTGVNRCDTAGAYAILRATGDRLQVDRINARKQILRLLELVGAAIQVEPEHTAQRGGLYALLERIGRGVFGLFADGYGTLIFLGHLLVALGRSVVSPRRIRWAPIIALCERAGLDAMPIVATTTFFIGAVVGLLGANMLTDFGAQVYAVELIGISVMREFNILITAILLAGRSASSFAAEIGSMKMNQEIDAMQVMGVDPYEALVLPRFAALLFTIPLLTFVATIAGLAGGILVVWSVLDLSPTFFLQRIVDYVGATHFWIGLSKAPVMAMVIAAIGCRQGMEVGNDVESLGRRVTASVVHAIFAIILIDAIFALIYMELDI